A window from Micromonospora terminaliae encodes these proteins:
- a CDS encoding response regulator, protein MIDVLVVDDDFMVARIHRGFVERINGFRVVGTASTGEEAVAAVDRLRPDLVLLDLYLPDMFGLDVVTRIRAARHDCDVLVISAAREAEAVRRAVRYGAVNYLLKPFGFDELRTRLEQYAARRTALRATVVADQADVDRVLSQSGSPAAAATLPRGLSPETAELIERALREHEGTLSASECADRVGISRVSARRYLEHYAGSGRAEVTLKYGAAGRPERRYSWLA, encoded by the coding sequence ATGATCGACGTACTCGTCGTCGACGACGATTTCATGGTGGCTCGGATCCACCGTGGCTTCGTCGAACGGATCAACGGCTTCCGGGTGGTCGGCACCGCCAGCACCGGCGAGGAGGCGGTGGCCGCGGTCGACCGGCTCCGCCCCGACCTGGTCCTGCTCGACCTCTACCTGCCCGACATGTTCGGCCTCGACGTGGTGACCCGGATCCGGGCCGCCCGGCACGACTGCGACGTGCTCGTGATCAGCGCCGCCCGCGAGGCCGAGGCCGTCCGCCGGGCGGTCCGCTACGGCGCGGTCAACTACCTGCTCAAGCCGTTCGGGTTCGACGAGCTGCGCACCCGGTTGGAGCAGTACGCCGCCCGCCGTACCGCGCTGCGTGCGACGGTCGTCGCCGACCAGGCCGACGTCGACCGGGTGCTGTCACAGAGCGGCTCGCCGGCCGCCGCCGCGACCCTGCCGCGGGGTCTCAGCCCGGAGACCGCCGAGCTGATCGAGCGTGCCCTGCGCGAACACGAGGGGACGCTCTCGGCCAGCGAGTGCGCCGACCGCGTCGGCATCTCCCGGGTCAGTGCCCGCCGCTACCTTGAGCACTACGCCGGCAGCGGGCGGGCCGAGGTGACCCTCAAGTACGGCGCGGCCGGCCGCCCCGAGCGCCGCTACTCCTGGCTGGCCTGA
- the phoU gene encoding phosphate signaling complex protein PhoU, translating to MRDEFRADLQIVSQLLVDMAEGVRAAMRQATKGLLTADRAASETVIARDAEIDDLYRHVEERVCDLLARQAPVASDLRAMITALHVAADLERMGDLAEHVAKTALRRHPSPAVPAELRAVFTDMAAIADRMAEKIASVLAKPDADLAAELDRDDDTMDDLHKSLFGMLLGDDWPYGVETAIDATLLGRFYERFADHAVNAGEHVVYLITGTTSA from the coding sequence ATGCGCGACGAGTTCCGGGCCGACCTGCAGATTGTCAGCCAGCTGCTGGTGGACATGGCCGAGGGGGTGCGGGCGGCCATGCGACAGGCCACGAAGGGCCTGCTCACCGCGGACCGCGCCGCGTCCGAGACGGTGATCGCGCGGGACGCCGAGATCGACGACCTGTACCGGCACGTCGAGGAGCGGGTCTGCGACCTGCTGGCCCGGCAGGCGCCGGTCGCCTCCGACCTGCGCGCCATGATCACCGCCCTGCACGTGGCCGCCGACCTGGAGCGCATGGGCGACCTGGCCGAACACGTCGCCAAGACGGCGCTGCGCCGGCACCCCTCGCCGGCGGTGCCGGCCGAGCTGCGTGCGGTCTTCACCGACATGGCCGCCATCGCCGACCGGATGGCCGAGAAGATCGCCTCGGTGCTGGCGAAGCCCGACGCCGACCTCGCCGCCGAGCTGGACCGCGACGACGACACCATGGACGACCTGCACAAGAGCCTCTTCGGCATGCTGCTCGGCGACGACTGGCCGTACGGGGTGGAGACCGCGATCGACGCGACCCTGCTGGGCCGCTTCTACGAGCGCTTCGCCGACCACGCGGTGAACGCCGGCGAGCACGTGGTCTACCTGATCACCGGCACCACATCAGCCTGA
- a CDS encoding sensor histidine kinase, translating into MVAVTSRRRTLAGQLLILQLAIIVVVLVAVAAVSLAQSAATFDRVEGRRVAALGERLGGSPLLRDQLDQPAPGEAIAPLVQTIPDQYGVTSVTVANARGQVVASTNPTLVGSRIGLGDPEVAEGRSWFGELEIDGSRELVAQVPVLGDDPKTKKNLGRYLGVVVVGEASPTWSERLVGASSYLLTYLGIACGLGVVGSWLLARRIKRQTLGLEPREIAGLAEHREALLHGIAEGVIALDPQHRVTLVNAVGRRLLDLPENCLGRSLAELRINGRLRDVLAGAGTGPEARDQVVVRGGRVLVMNRMTVRKDGRRLGSVTTLRDRTELARLEQEIGSFRSTTELLRAQTHEFANQLHTISGLIQIGEHDEVVRYVDTLSRHRASLDLTVTSRIHDTAVAALLMAKSAVAAERRVELRISERTGLDRLPPEVAADVATVLGNLLDNAVEAVAGHPSDRPAWVEAELRQDASSVEIVVRDSGPGVAPELAQEVFTHGFTTKAAEGGERGIGLALTRLVCHRRGGEVAVTNTDEGAMFTARMSVPVSVPEAAR; encoded by the coding sequence GTGGTCGCGGTCACGTCCCGGCGCCGTACGCTCGCCGGGCAGCTGCTGATCCTCCAGCTCGCGATCATCGTCGTGGTGCTGGTGGCGGTGGCCGCTGTCTCGCTGGCGCAGTCGGCGGCGACCTTCGACCGGGTCGAGGGGCGCCGCGTCGCCGCCCTGGGCGAACGGCTCGGCGGCAGCCCTCTGCTCCGCGACCAGCTCGACCAGCCCGCACCCGGCGAGGCGATCGCCCCGCTGGTGCAGACCATCCCCGACCAGTACGGCGTCACGTCGGTGACCGTCGCGAACGCCCGGGGCCAGGTGGTCGCCTCGACGAACCCGACGCTGGTGGGCAGCCGGATCGGGCTCGGCGACCCCGAGGTGGCGGAGGGCCGGAGCTGGTTCGGCGAGCTGGAGATCGACGGGTCGCGGGAACTGGTGGCCCAGGTGCCGGTGCTGGGCGACGACCCGAAGACGAAGAAGAACCTCGGCCGGTACCTCGGCGTGGTGGTGGTCGGCGAGGCCTCCCCGACCTGGTCGGAGCGGCTCGTCGGTGCGTCGTCGTACCTGCTCACCTACCTGGGCATCGCCTGCGGCCTCGGGGTGGTCGGGTCGTGGCTGCTGGCCCGCCGGATCAAACGGCAGACCCTCGGCTTGGAGCCCCGCGAGATCGCCGGGCTGGCCGAGCACCGCGAGGCGCTGCTGCACGGCATCGCCGAGGGGGTGATCGCGCTGGACCCGCAGCACCGGGTCACCCTGGTCAACGCGGTCGGCCGCCGGCTGCTCGACCTGCCCGAAAACTGCCTCGGGCGCAGTCTCGCCGAGCTGCGGATCAACGGCCGGCTGCGGGACGTGCTGGCGGGCGCGGGCACCGGCCCGGAGGCCCGGGACCAGGTGGTGGTCCGGGGCGGCCGGGTGCTGGTGATGAACCGCATGACGGTCCGCAAGGACGGCCGCCGGCTCGGCTCCGTCACCACGCTGCGGGACCGGACCGAGCTGGCCCGCCTGGAGCAGGAGATCGGCTCGTTCCGCAGCACCACGGAGCTGCTCCGGGCGCAGACCCACGAGTTCGCCAACCAGTTGCACACCATCTCCGGGCTGATCCAGATCGGCGAGCACGACGAGGTGGTCCGGTACGTCGACACGCTGAGCCGGCACCGCGCCTCGCTCGACCTCACGGTGACCAGCCGCATCCACGACACGGCGGTGGCGGCGCTGCTCATGGCCAAGTCGGCGGTGGCCGCCGAGCGCCGCGTGGAGCTGCGGATCTCCGAACGGACCGGGTTGGACCGGCTGCCCCCGGAGGTCGCCGCGGACGTGGCCACCGTGCTCGGCAACCTGCTCGACAACGCGGTCGAGGCGGTGGCCGGCCACCCGTCCGACCGCCCCGCCTGGGTCGAGGCCGAGCTGCGTCAGGACGCCTCCTCCGTGGAGATCGTGGTCCGCGACTCCGGCCCCGGGGTGGCGCCGGAGCTGGCACAGGAGGTCTTCACCCATGGCTTCACCACCAAGGCGGCTGAGGGCGGCGAGCGCGGCATCGGCCTGGCGCTCACCCGGCTGGTCTGCCACCGCCGCGGCGGCGAGGTCGCGGTGACCAACACCGACGAGGGAGCGATGTTCACCGCACGCATGTCGGTGCCGGTGAGCGTGCCGGAGGCGGCGCGATGA
- a CDS encoding TetR/AcrR family transcriptional regulator: protein MARTPAGSARERILDTAFRLFYAHGPRGVGVDTVIAESGVAKATLYKHFPSKDDLVLAYLDKVDQAWFGALRAAARDAGDEPREQLVGMFDALGGACRREGYHGCAFINTAAESPAGSPVHARTVEHKNVVRAWVTDLARRAGAADPELLARQLTLLLDGGLAGGVLDADPAVAEAAKRTARALVDAATG from the coding sequence ATGGCCCGTACCCCCGCCGGCTCCGCTCGGGAACGCATCCTGGACACCGCGTTCCGGCTCTTCTACGCGCACGGGCCGCGCGGCGTCGGGGTCGACACGGTGATCGCCGAGTCGGGCGTCGCCAAGGCCACCCTCTACAAGCACTTCCCCAGCAAGGACGACCTGGTGCTGGCGTACCTGGACAAGGTCGACCAGGCCTGGTTCGGCGCGCTGCGGGCTGCCGCCCGGGACGCTGGGGACGAGCCCCGCGAGCAGCTCGTCGGCATGTTCGACGCCCTCGGCGGGGCGTGCCGCCGGGAGGGTTACCACGGCTGCGCGTTCATCAACACCGCCGCCGAGTCACCGGCCGGCAGCCCGGTCCACGCCCGTACGGTCGAGCACAAGAACGTGGTCCGGGCCTGGGTGACCGACCTGGCCCGACGGGCCGGGGCGGCCGATCCCGAGCTGCTGGCCCGCCAGCTCACCCTGCTGCTCGACGGTGGTCTGGCCGGCGGCGTGCTGGACGCCGACCCGGCGGTCGCCGAGGCAGCCAAGCGCACCGCCCGCGCCCTGGTCGACGCGGCCACCGGCTGA
- a CDS encoding NADPH-dependent F420 reductase, which produces MRIAVLGTGMVGRAIAARAAELGHDVTVGTRDVTVTRAGDWADWATAHPGVDLAAHADATADAELVVNATSGDGALPALTAAGEENLAGKVLLDIANPLDFSKGFPPTLSVLNDDSLGERIQRAFPRTRVVKALNTLTADLMTHPRQLADGDHTVFVSGDDAEAKKVVTELLTSFGHTDVIDLGDITTARGTEMLLPLWLRLYGGLGSALFNIKVVR; this is translated from the coding sequence ATGCGCATCGCAGTACTGGGCACCGGCATGGTGGGTCGGGCGATCGCCGCGCGCGCCGCCGAGCTGGGGCACGACGTCACCGTGGGCACTCGCGACGTGACGGTCACCCGAGCGGGCGACTGGGCCGACTGGGCCACCGCCCACCCCGGCGTCGACCTGGCCGCTCACGCCGACGCCACCGCCGACGCCGAGCTGGTGGTGAACGCGACAAGCGGCGACGGCGCCCTCCCCGCGCTGACCGCCGCGGGCGAGGAGAACCTGGCCGGCAAGGTCCTGCTCGACATCGCCAACCCGCTCGACTTCAGCAAGGGCTTCCCGCCCACCCTGTCCGTGCTCAACGACGACTCACTGGGCGAGCGGATCCAGCGGGCGTTCCCGCGTACCCGGGTGGTGAAGGCGCTCAACACCCTCACCGCCGACCTGATGACCCACCCCCGGCAGCTCGCCGACGGGGACCACACCGTCTTCGTCTCCGGCGACGACGCGGAGGCCAAAAAGGTGGTCACGGAACTGCTCACCAGCTTCGGCCACACCGACGTGATCGACCTGGGTGACATCACCACCGCCCGCGGCACCGAGATGCTGCTACCGCTCTGGCTGCGTCTGTACGGCGGGCTCGGCAGCGCCCTGTTCAACATCAAGGTCGTCCGCTGA
- a CDS encoding Bug family tripartite tricarboxylate transporter substrate binding protein translates to MATRRNVLVMGVAAATALALAACGATADKNEGGSGNDGKPVSGLRIMVPNTPGGGYDTTARTAAKVMEDAKIATGVQVFNLPGAGGTVGLQRTVNEKGNGKLAMQMGLGVVGASYTSKSAATLTQTTPLAKMIEEAGAIVVPKNSPYKTINDLVAAWKANPKGIAVGGGSSPGGPDHLLPMQLAKTVGIDPKQVNFVSYDGGGELLPAVLGGKVAFGASGFGEFLDQVEAGQIRVLAVTSEAPIDALKDVPTLKSAGIDLVFTNWRGIVAPPGISDADKKVWIDVLTKMHDSEEWKAELKKRGWTDAFVTGDEFGTFLTEQDKAVADVLKQLGLA, encoded by the coding sequence ATGGCAACTAGGAGAAACGTGCTGGTCATGGGGGTCGCCGCCGCCACGGCGCTGGCCCTGGCTGCCTGTGGCGCCACCGCCGACAAGAACGAGGGCGGCTCCGGCAACGACGGCAAACCGGTCAGCGGACTGCGGATCATGGTGCCGAACACCCCCGGCGGCGGATACGACACCACCGCCCGGACCGCCGCGAAGGTGATGGAGGACGCCAAGATCGCCACCGGCGTTCAGGTGTTCAACCTGCCCGGCGCGGGCGGCACCGTCGGCCTCCAGCGGACCGTGAACGAGAAGGGCAACGGCAAGCTGGCCATGCAGATGGGCCTGGGCGTGGTGGGTGCCTCGTACACCTCCAAGTCGGCGGCGACGCTGACCCAGACCACCCCGCTGGCCAAGATGATCGAGGAGGCCGGCGCCATCGTGGTGCCGAAGAACTCCCCGTACAAGACCATCAACGACCTGGTCGCGGCGTGGAAGGCCAACCCGAAGGGCATCGCGGTCGGCGGCGGCTCGTCGCCCGGCGGCCCGGACCACCTGCTGCCCATGCAGCTCGCCAAGACCGTCGGCATCGACCCCAAGCAGGTCAACTTCGTCTCGTACGACGGCGGCGGCGAGCTGCTGCCGGCCGTGCTCGGCGGCAAGGTGGCCTTCGGCGCCAGCGGGTTCGGCGAATTCCTCGACCAGGTCGAGGCCGGCCAGATCCGCGTCCTCGCGGTGACCAGCGAGGCGCCCATCGACGCGCTCAAGGACGTGCCGACCCTGAAGTCCGCCGGCATCGACCTGGTCTTCACCAACTGGCGGGGCATCGTCGCGCCGCCCGGCATCAGCGACGCCGACAAGAAGGTCTGGATCGACGTGCTGACCAAGATGCACGACTCGGAGGAGTGGAAGGCCGAGCTGAAGAAGCGCGGCTGGACCGACGCGTTCGTCACCGGCGACGAGTTCGGCACCTTCCTCACCGAGCAGGACAAGGCCGTGGCCGACGTGCTCAAGCAGCTCGGGTTGGCATGA
- a CDS encoding phosphoglyceromutase: MTASEGPTIGTLVLLRHGESDWNAKNLFTGWVDVDLTAKGETEARRGGELLREHNLLPDVVHTSVLRRAIRTAELALNAADRHWIAVRRSWRLNERHYGALQGKNKKQTLDEYGEEQFMLWRRSYDTPPPPIDDADEWSQVGDPRYALLPTELMPRTECLKDVVERMLPYWYDSIVPDILAGRTVLVAAHGNSLRALVKHLDEISDEAIAKLNIPTGIPLRYDLDANLRPQVLGGSYLDPEAAKEAAAAVANQGR; encoded by the coding sequence ATGACTGCGAGCGAAGGGCCCACCATCGGGACGCTGGTCCTGCTGCGGCACGGCGAGAGCGACTGGAACGCCAAGAACCTCTTCACCGGCTGGGTCGACGTCGACCTGACCGCCAAGGGCGAGACCGAGGCGCGGCGCGGCGGTGAGCTGCTCCGCGAGCACAACCTGCTGCCCGACGTGGTGCACACGAGCGTGCTGCGCCGCGCGATCCGCACGGCCGAGCTGGCGCTGAACGCCGCCGACCGGCACTGGATCGCGGTGCGCCGGTCATGGCGGCTCAACGAGCGGCACTACGGCGCCCTGCAGGGCAAGAACAAGAAGCAGACCCTCGACGAGTACGGCGAGGAGCAGTTCATGCTCTGGCGCCGGTCCTACGACACGCCGCCGCCGCCCATCGACGACGCGGACGAGTGGTCGCAGGTCGGCGACCCCCGGTACGCGCTGCTGCCGACCGAGCTGATGCCGCGCACGGAGTGCCTCAAGGACGTCGTCGAGCGGATGCTGCCCTACTGGTACGACTCGATCGTGCCGGACATCCTGGCCGGCCGGACGGTGCTGGTGGCGGCGCACGGCAACTCGCTGCGCGCCCTGGTCAAGCACCTCGACGAGATCTCCGACGAGGCGATCGCCAAGCTGAACATCCCCACCGGCATCCCGCTGCGCTACGACCTGGACGCGAACCTGCGCCCGCAGGTCCTCGGCGGGAGCTACCTGGACCCGGAGGCGGCGAAGGAGGCCGCCGCCGCGGTCGCCAACCAGGGCCGCTGA
- a CDS encoding sensor histidine kinase — MEWAVAVVVAVALATGLVAGLLLSGPVQQWRRRSVSPGGEASRRSSGRPAIPDDQQGGLSGLGRKTVDALRAGVVVLDPDDVPVLVNPAARAMGLLRTGATPGSMAAHPLIRTLAGQVRRTGVRREIELDLPRGRDSAGDNPLGVHLRAMGLGAGYISIEAADVTESHRLARVRRDFVANVSHELKTPIGALQLLAEALVDATEPAGDGPAELSEDMVAARRFAERIQHESTRLGRLVQELLELTRLQGAEPQPAPEPVSLDWVIAEVVDRTRTAATARHVEIVVDGARGLTAYGSDSQLATAVANLVENAINYSAEDTTVRVTARATDEHVEIAVADQGIGIAPNEVDRIFERFYRADQARSRSTGGTGLGLAIVKHIASNHGGRVDVSSTLGGGSTFTLRLPARPPDDLEATLSSAGIEAGPAELRQV, encoded by the coding sequence GTGGAATGGGCGGTGGCGGTCGTGGTGGCCGTGGCACTGGCGACCGGACTGGTCGCCGGCCTGCTGCTGTCCGGACCCGTCCAGCAGTGGCGGCGCCGGTCGGTGTCGCCGGGAGGCGAGGCCTCCCGTCGCAGTTCAGGGAGGCCCGCGATTCCCGACGACCAGCAGGGCGGGCTCTCCGGGCTCGGCCGCAAGACGGTCGACGCGCTGCGCGCCGGCGTGGTGGTGCTCGACCCGGACGACGTGCCGGTGCTGGTGAACCCGGCCGCCCGGGCGATGGGCCTGCTCCGCACCGGAGCGACACCCGGCTCGATGGCCGCGCACCCGCTGATCCGTACCCTCGCCGGGCAGGTCCGCCGCACCGGCGTGCGGCGCGAGATCGAGCTGGACCTGCCCCGCGGCCGCGACAGCGCGGGCGACAACCCGCTCGGCGTGCACCTGCGCGCCATGGGGCTGGGCGCCGGCTACATCTCGATCGAGGCGGCCGACGTCACCGAGTCGCACCGGCTGGCCCGGGTGCGGCGGGACTTCGTGGCCAACGTGAGCCACGAGTTGAAGACCCCGATCGGTGCCCTCCAGCTGCTCGCCGAGGCGCTGGTGGACGCCACCGAGCCGGCCGGCGACGGCCCGGCCGAGCTGTCCGAGGACATGGTGGCCGCCCGGCGGTTCGCCGAGCGCATCCAGCACGAGTCGACCCGGCTGGGCCGGCTGGTGCAGGAGTTGCTGGAGCTGACCCGGCTCCAGGGCGCCGAGCCGCAGCCCGCCCCGGAGCCCGTCTCGCTGGACTGGGTGATCGCCGAGGTGGTCGACCGGACCCGCACGGCGGCCACCGCCCGGCACGTGGAGATCGTCGTCGACGGCGCCCGCGGGCTCACGGCGTACGGTAGCGACAGCCAGCTCGCCACCGCCGTGGCGAACCTGGTGGAGAACGCGATCAACTACTCGGCCGAGGACACCACGGTTCGGGTGACCGCGCGGGCCACCGACGAGCACGTCGAGATCGCCGTGGCCGACCAGGGCATCGGCATCGCCCCGAACGAGGTCGACCGGATCTTCGAGCGGTTCTACCGGGCCGACCAGGCCCGCTCCCGGTCCACCGGGGGCACCGGCCTGGGCCTGGCCATCGTCAAACACATCGCCAGCAACCATGGCGGCCGGGTGGATGTGTCGAGCACTCTTGGTGGGGGGTCGACGTTCACCCTCCGGCTGCCCGCCCGCCCCCCGGACGACCTGGAGGCGACACTCTCCTCCGCTGGGATCGAGGCCGGCCCGGCCGAGCTCCGGCAGGTCTGA
- a CDS encoding response regulator transcription factor: MSRVLVVEDEESFSDALSYMLRKEGFEVSVAATGTSALTEFDRTGADIVLLDLMLPEMSGTEVCRQLRQRSHVPIIMVTARDSEIDKVVGLEIGADDYVTKPYSPRELVARIRAVLRRQSADAAESGAPTLAAGPVRMDIERHVVTVDGAAVQLPLKEFELLELLLRNAGRVLTRGQLIDRVWGADYVGDTKTLDVHVKRLRSKVEPEPSAPRYIVTVRGLGYKFEP, encoded by the coding sequence TTGAGCCGCGTACTGGTGGTGGAGGACGAGGAATCGTTCTCCGACGCCCTGTCCTACATGCTCCGCAAGGAGGGCTTCGAGGTCTCCGTCGCCGCGACGGGTACCTCCGCCCTCACCGAGTTCGACCGGACCGGCGCCGACATCGTGCTGCTCGACCTGATGCTGCCGGAGATGTCGGGCACCGAGGTCTGCCGCCAGCTCCGGCAGCGGTCCCACGTGCCGATCATCATGGTCACCGCCCGGGACAGTGAGATCGACAAGGTGGTCGGCCTGGAGATCGGGGCCGACGACTACGTCACCAAGCCGTACTCGCCCCGCGAGCTGGTCGCCCGGATCCGGGCCGTGCTGCGCCGGCAGAGCGCCGACGCCGCCGAGTCGGGTGCGCCGACCCTGGCCGCCGGGCCGGTCCGGATGGACATCGAGCGGCACGTGGTGACCGTCGACGGCGCCGCCGTGCAGCTGCCGCTCAAGGAGTTCGAGCTGCTGGAACTGCTGCTGCGCAACGCCGGCCGGGTGCTCACCCGCGGGCAGCTCATCGACCGGGTCTGGGGCGCCGACTACGTGGGCGACACCAAGACGCTGGACGTGCACGTCAAGCGGCTGCGCTCCAAGGTCGAGCCGGAGCCGTCCGCTCCGCGCTACATCGTCACCGTCCGCGGGCTGGGCTACAAGTTCGAGCCGTGA